The Streptomyces sp. NBC_01689 genome includes a window with the following:
- a CDS encoding YciI family protein, giving the protein MAKYLLLKHYRGAPAPANDVPMDRWTPEEISAHLQYMRDFADRLEKTGEFVDSQALAPEGTFVRYDGEGRPPVTDGPFAETKDVIAGWMVIDVDSYERAVELAGELSAAPGAGGRPIHEWLELRPFMGAHSTVTE; this is encoded by the coding sequence ATGGCCAAGTACCTGCTGCTGAAGCACTACCGCGGCGCCCCCGCCCCGGCGAACGACGTGCCCATGGACCGGTGGACGCCGGAGGAGATCTCGGCCCACCTGCAGTACATGCGCGACTTCGCGGACCGTCTGGAGAAGACCGGCGAGTTCGTCGACAGCCAGGCGCTCGCCCCCGAGGGAACCTTCGTCCGGTACGACGGTGAGGGACGCCCTCCGGTCACCGACGGCCCCTTCGCCGAGACCAAGGACGTCATCGCCGGCTGGATGGTGATCGACGTCGACAGCTACGAACGCGCCGTCGAACTGGCCGGAGAGCTGTCGGCGGCTCCCGGGGCGGGCGGCAGGCCGATCCACGAGTGGCTCGAACTGCGCCCCTTCATGGGCGCGCACTCCACCGTGACGGAGTGA
- a CDS encoding NAD(P)/FAD-dependent oxidoreductase — protein sequence MIDVLVAGGGPAGLAAAIHAALAGLEAVVVEPRTAPVDKACGEGVMPGGVVALRTLGVEVTGHALRGIRYLDGATRAEASFRGGGGLGIRRTTLHSALHGRALGLGVRLVHGRIGEVRQSADRVEAGGFTSRWLIAADGLHSPVRRSLGLELPGREQSRYGLRRHYRVAPWTDFVEVHWSRHGEAYVTPVGDDLVGVAVLSRSRRGYEDQLAAFPALAASLRGPATTDVRGAGPMPQRVRRRVAGRVLLVGDAAGYLDALTGEGIALALGSAGAAVRCLTTGRPAAYEHTWMRLTRRHRLLTGALLTATRHPAGAALVVPAASRMPRLFAAAIRALQ from the coding sequence GTGATCGACGTGCTGGTGGCCGGCGGCGGTCCGGCGGGCCTGGCCGCCGCCATCCACGCGGCCCTCGCCGGTCTGGAGGCCGTCGTCGTCGAACCGAGGACGGCGCCCGTGGACAAGGCCTGCGGAGAGGGAGTCATGCCGGGCGGTGTCGTCGCGTTGAGGACCCTGGGTGTCGAGGTCACCGGTCACGCGCTGCGCGGCATCCGCTACCTGGACGGCGCCACCCGGGCCGAAGCGTCCTTCCGCGGCGGAGGCGGGCTGGGGATCCGCCGGACGACGCTGCACTCCGCACTGCACGGACGCGCCCTCGGTCTCGGCGTGCGGCTGGTGCACGGCAGGATCGGTGAGGTCCGCCAGAGCGCGGACAGGGTCGAGGCCGGTGGATTCACCTCTCGCTGGCTGATCGCGGCCGACGGCCTGCACTCCCCGGTGCGCCGGAGCCTGGGGCTGGAACTCCCGGGACGGGAGCAAAGCCGCTACGGACTGCGCCGGCACTACCGGGTGGCACCGTGGACGGACTTCGTGGAGGTCCACTGGTCGCGGCACGGCGAGGCCTACGTGACACCGGTCGGGGACGACCTGGTGGGCGTCGCGGTGCTCAGCCGGAGCCGTCGCGGCTACGAGGACCAGCTGGCCGCCTTCCCCGCGCTCGCCGCGTCGCTGCGCGGCCCGGCCACGACGGATGTACGCGGCGCCGGGCCGATGCCGCAGCGGGTGCGGCGCAGGGTCGCCGGCCGGGTCCTGCTCGTCGGCGACGCGGCGGGATACCTGGACGCCCTGACCGGTGAGGGCATCGCCCTCGCGCTGGGCTCGGCCGGGGCTGCCGTCCGCTGCCTCACCACCGGCCGTCCGGCCGCGTACGAGCACACGTGGATGCGACTGACCCGCCGTCACAGACTGCTGACGGGAGCTCTGTTGACGGCAACCAGGCACCCTGCCGGCGCCGCTCTGGTCGTGCCCGCGGCATCCCGTATGCCCCGCCTGTTCGCGGCCGCGATCCGCGCACTGCAGTAG
- a CDS encoding isoprenylcysteine carboxyl methyltransferase family protein → MNWYGLLVASIAAERLAELVVAGRNERWSRARGAIVTGQRHYPAMVALHIGLLAGCLAEVRLADRPFLPALGWPMLGVLVAAQGLRWWCVRTLGPRWNTRVIVVPGLPPVSSGPYRLRRLRHPNYVAVVAEGVALPLVHTAWVTAVAFTVLDAAVLTVRIRCENRALASATASPSTTPASA, encoded by the coding sequence ATGAACTGGTACGGACTGCTGGTGGCCTCGATCGCCGCCGAACGGCTCGCCGAACTCGTCGTCGCCGGCCGCAACGAGCGCTGGAGCAGGGCCCGCGGCGCGATCGTGACCGGGCAGCGCCACTATCCGGCGATGGTGGCCCTCCACATCGGCCTGTTGGCCGGGTGCCTGGCCGAAGTGCGGCTGGCCGACCGGCCGTTCCTGCCCGCGCTCGGCTGGCCGATGCTCGGCGTCCTGGTGGCCGCGCAGGGACTGCGATGGTGGTGCGTCAGGACCTTGGGACCCCGTTGGAACACCCGGGTGATCGTCGTCCCCGGCCTCCCGCCGGTGTCCAGCGGGCCCTACCGTCTGCGCCGGCTGCGGCATCCGAACTACGTCGCCGTCGTCGCGGAGGGCGTCGCCCTGCCCCTGGTGCACACCGCCTGGGTCACGGCGGTCGCGTTCACCGTCCTCGACGCCGCCGTCCTCACCGTACGTATCCGCTGCGAGAACCGGGCGCTGGCGTCCGCGACCGCCTCGCCCTCGACCACCCCGGCCTCCGCGTGA
- a CDS encoding TetR/AcrR family transcriptional regulator encodes MGAVDEKPGLRERKKRRTHAAISDAAIALFLEHGFQQVSVAQVAEAAEVSKRTVFAYFPAKEDLVVHRLADHETEIARVVRARPSGTDPLSALREHFLRGLRDRDPITGLNDHPQVRRVHRMILDAPSLVARMERFKTGSERALAEALRETADTPELTARLAAVQIVAVHWALAQDNADRLAYGESADARQAGAVTDAEHAFTLLETGLRRLSPGG; translated from the coding sequence GTGGGTGCCGTGGACGAGAAGCCAGGACTGCGGGAGCGGAAGAAGCGACGGACGCACGCGGCGATCTCCGACGCGGCGATCGCACTGTTCCTGGAGCACGGCTTCCAGCAGGTCTCGGTGGCCCAGGTGGCGGAAGCGGCCGAGGTGTCCAAGCGCACGGTCTTCGCCTACTTCCCGGCGAAGGAGGACCTCGTGGTGCACCGTCTCGCCGACCACGAGACCGAGATCGCCCGCGTGGTGAGGGCTCGCCCGTCCGGCACGGACCCGCTGAGCGCGCTGCGCGAGCACTTCCTCCGGGGACTGCGCGACCGGGATCCGATCACCGGGCTCAACGACCACCCCCAGGTGCGCAGGGTCCACCGGATGATCCTCGACGCACCCTCGCTGGTCGCCCGGATGGAACGCTTCAAGACCGGCTCCGAGCGGGCGCTCGCCGAGGCGCTGCGGGAGACGGCGGACACCCCGGAACTCACCGCGCGGTTGGCCGCCGTCCAGATCGTCGCGGTCCACTGGGCGCTGGCGCAGGACAACGCGGATCGCCTGGCGTACGGAGAGTCGGCCGACGCGCGCCAGGCGGGCGCGGTGACCGACGCGGAGCACGCGTTCACACTGTTGGAGACCGGACTGCGCCGGCTGAGCCCCGGCGGGTGA
- a CDS encoding RNA polymerase sigma factor: MDETLLRDLTPGVLGILVRRGADFAAAEDAVQEALVDAVRVWPADPPRDAKGWLVTVAWRRFLDAARADAGRRRREESVDEEPAPGPVPAVDDTLQLYFLCAHPSLTSSSAVALTLRAVGGLTTRQIAQAYLVPEATMAQRISRAKRTVSGVRFDRPGDVATVLRVLYLVFNEGYSGDVDLVAEAIRLTRRLAAAIDHPEVAGLLALMLLHHARRAARTGADGSLVPLAEQDRGRWDTGAIAEGVAILQGALARDRLGEFQAQAAIAALHADAPTAEETDWVQIVEWYDELARLTDSPVVRLNRAVAVGEADGPRAGLAALAALDGSLPRYTAVAAYLHERDGDLTTAARMYAEAAREATDLAERDHLTRRAARLNSARGGA; encoded by the coding sequence GTGGACGAGACGCTGCTCCGTGACCTCACGCCCGGCGTGCTCGGAATCCTCGTACGCCGCGGCGCCGACTTCGCCGCGGCCGAGGACGCCGTGCAGGAGGCACTGGTCGACGCGGTCCGCGTCTGGCCGGCCGACCCGCCCAGGGACGCGAAGGGCTGGCTGGTCACCGTGGCCTGGCGCCGGTTCCTCGACGCGGCCCGGGCGGACGCCGGACGCCGTCGCCGTGAGGAGTCCGTCGACGAGGAGCCGGCCCCCGGACCGGTTCCCGCCGTGGACGACACGCTCCAGCTCTACTTCCTGTGCGCACACCCCTCGTTGACGTCGTCGTCCGCGGTCGCGCTCACGCTGCGCGCCGTGGGCGGGCTGACGACCCGCCAGATCGCACAGGCCTATCTGGTGCCCGAGGCGACCATGGCGCAGCGGATCAGCCGGGCCAAACGCACGGTCTCCGGCGTACGGTTCGACCGGCCCGGGGACGTCGCCACGGTGCTGCGTGTCCTGTATCTGGTGTTCAACGAGGGCTACTCCGGCGACGTCGACCTCGTCGCCGAGGCCATTCGGCTGACCCGCAGGCTCGCGGCGGCGATCGACCACCCCGAGGTGGCGGGGCTGCTCGCCCTCATGCTGCTGCACCATGCCCGGCGCGCCGCCCGGACCGGGGCCGACGGCAGTCTGGTGCCGCTCGCGGAGCAGGACCGCGGCCGGTGGGACACCGGGGCGATCGCCGAGGGCGTCGCCATCCTCCAAGGCGCCCTGGCGCGCGACCGGCTGGGCGAGTTCCAGGCGCAGGCCGCCATCGCGGCCCTGCACGCGGACGCCCCCACGGCGGAGGAGACCGACTGGGTGCAGATCGTCGAGTGGTACGACGAACTCGCGCGCCTGACCGACAGCCCGGTCGTCCGGCTCAACCGGGCGGTGGCCGTGGGCGAGGCCGACGGCCCGCGGGCGGGCCTGGCGGCGCTCGCCGCGCTGGACGGTTCGCTGCCCCGGTACACGGCGGTGGCCGCGTACCTCCACGAACGGGACGGCGACCTGACGACCGCGGCACGGATGTACGCCGAGGCCGCCCGCGAGGCCACCGACCTCGCCGAACGCGACCACCTGACACGCCGGGCCGCACGGCTCAACAGCGCCCGCGGCGGCGCCTGA
- a CDS encoding SPW repeat protein: protein MASTHHAPIEEHPDLLELRAQHDRAVTTPRAQMIEALALITGLYLAASPWIAGFNGSTTLAITNLIAGIAYMLLLGGLGSSFERTHSMAWAAAVIGIWTCVAPWVVAGDVAHTRSIISNLITGAVATLLAVAAAMAAHGHTGTRRGGDISTGRGDSVSTGRGGNVGTGLRDDRRTMPQGRDDR, encoded by the coding sequence ATGGCGTCAACCCATCACGCACCCATCGAAGAGCACCCCGACCTGCTGGAACTCCGGGCCCAGCACGACCGTGCCGTCACCACCCCCCGCGCCCAGATGATCGAGGCCCTGGCCCTCATCACCGGCCTGTACCTCGCGGCCTCCCCCTGGATAGCCGGCTTCAACGGCTCCACGACGCTCGCCATCACCAACCTCATCGCCGGTATCGCGTACATGCTCCTCCTGGGCGGGCTCGGCAGCTCCTTCGAGCGCACGCACTCCATGGCATGGGCCGCCGCCGTCATCGGCATCTGGACCTGTGTCGCGCCCTGGGTCGTCGCGGGCGACGTCGCGCACACCCGTTCCATCATCAGCAACCTCATCACCGGCGCCGTGGCCACCCTGCTCGCGGTCGCCGCCGCCATGGCCGCCCACGGCCACACCGGCACCCGCCGCGGCGGCGACATCAGCACCGGACGCGGCGACAGCGTCAGCACCGGGCGCGGCGGCAACGTCGGCACCGGACTCCGTGACGACCGTCGCACCATGCCCCAGGGACGCGACGACCGCTGA
- a CDS encoding type III polyketide synthase, whose translation MTRIAAVHGALAPHRRTQSEITDMVARTCLPAGTDRRVLDRLHRGTTVRSRHMTLPLEQYGDLAGFGAANDVFIAAATDLGAETVRGALREAALAPADVDLVVFTSVTGVATPSIDARLVGRLGLRPDVKRLPLFGLGCAGGAAGLARVHDHLLGRPDDVAVLLSVELCSLTFQRDDASMANLVATGLFGDGAAAVVAHGAHRTARTDGPTIVDTRSHLYPDTGRVMGWDIRDSGFQVVLDPRIPDLVRRYLADDVEGFLVDHGLKPDDVTAWVCHPGGPKILEAVTEALGLPDDALDVTWRHLAAVGNLSSSSVLHVLRDTLAERRPPPGTAGLLLAMGPGFACELVLLRW comes from the coding sequence ATGACGCGGATCGCCGCCGTTCACGGTGCCCTCGCACCGCACCGCCGCACCCAGTCCGAGATCACCGACATGGTCGCCCGGACCTGTCTGCCCGCGGGCACCGACCGCCGGGTCCTGGACCGGCTGCACCGCGGCACGACGGTCCGCTCGCGCCATATGACGCTGCCTCTCGAACAGTACGGGGACCTCGCGGGGTTCGGTGCCGCCAACGACGTGTTCATCGCCGCCGCCACCGACCTCGGCGCCGAAACCGTCCGGGGCGCGCTGCGCGAGGCCGCGCTGGCCCCGGCCGACGTCGACCTGGTGGTCTTCACCTCCGTCACCGGCGTGGCCACGCCCTCGATCGACGCACGGCTGGTGGGCCGCCTGGGACTGCGGCCGGACGTCAAACGACTACCCCTGTTCGGACTGGGCTGCGCCGGTGGCGCCGCGGGACTGGCCCGCGTGCACGACCACCTGCTGGGCCGGCCCGACGACGTGGCGGTACTGCTGTCGGTCGAGCTGTGCTCGCTCACCTTCCAGCGCGACGACGCCTCCATGGCCAACCTGGTCGCCACCGGACTGTTCGGCGACGGCGCCGCCGCCGTGGTCGCCCACGGCGCGCACCGTACGGCGAGGACCGACGGGCCCACGATCGTGGACACGCGCAGCCACCTCTACCCGGACACGGGGCGCGTCATGGGATGGGACATCAGGGACTCCGGCTTCCAGGTGGTCCTCGACCCGCGGATCCCGGATCTGGTCCGCCGGTATCTCGCCGACGACGTCGAGGGGTTCCTCGTCGACCACGGGCTCAAGCCGGACGACGTGACCGCCTGGGTGTGCCACCCCGGCGGCCCCAAGATCCTGGAAGCCGTCACCGAGGCGCTCGGCCTTCCCGACGACGCGCTCGACGTGACGTGGCGTCATCTGGCGGCCGTCGGCAATCTCTCCTCGTCCTCGGTGCTCCACGTCCTGCGCGACACCCTCGCCGAACGCCGCCCGCCACCGGGCACGGCGGGGCTGTTGCTGGCCATGGGGCCCGGATTCGCCTGCGAGCTGGTCCTGTTGCGCTGGTAG
- a CDS encoding aldo/keto reductase, whose amino-acid sequence MTAVPALTLNNAVRIPQLGFGTFQIPPGETRDTTLAALEAGYRHIDTAEMYGNEKEVGQAVRDSGLDRDEVFVTSKLNNGAHAYDDALQAFDRTMEDLGLDRLDLFLIHWPLPGRGDFVETWKAMEEIYRSGRTKAIGVSNFQPHHLRRLLEESEVVPAVNQVEVHPYLTQGDVRAFGAEHDIATEAWSPIAQGKVLDDPTINRIAERVGRTAAQVTLRWHIQRGDIVFPKSVTPKRIAENLDLFDFELAEGDMREISALNRDERTGPDPDRFNG is encoded by the coding sequence GTGACAGCAGTCCCCGCCCTCACCCTGAACAACGCAGTGCGGATCCCCCAGCTCGGCTTCGGTACCTTCCAGATCCCGCCGGGGGAGACCCGGGACACGACGCTGGCCGCGCTGGAAGCCGGATACCGGCACATCGACACGGCGGAGATGTACGGCAACGAGAAGGAGGTGGGCCAGGCGGTCCGCGACTCCGGTCTCGACCGTGACGAGGTCTTCGTGACCAGCAAGCTGAACAACGGCGCGCACGCGTACGACGACGCCCTCCAGGCGTTCGACCGCACGATGGAGGACCTGGGTCTCGACCGTCTGGATCTCTTCCTCATCCACTGGCCGCTGCCCGGCCGGGGCGACTTCGTGGAGACCTGGAAGGCCATGGAGGAGATCTACCGCTCCGGCCGGACCAAGGCCATCGGCGTGTCCAACTTCCAGCCCCACCACCTGCGCCGGCTCCTCGAGGAGAGCGAGGTGGTCCCGGCCGTCAACCAGGTCGAGGTCCACCCCTACCTCACCCAGGGCGACGTCAGGGCCTTCGGCGCCGAGCACGACATCGCCACCGAGGCCTGGTCGCCCATCGCGCAGGGCAAGGTGCTCGACGACCCGACGATCAACCGCATCGCGGAGCGGGTGGGGAGGACGGCCGCCCAGGTGACCCTGCGCTGGCACATCCAGCGGGGAGACATCGTCTTCCCGAAGTCGGTGACCCCGAAGCGCATCGCGGAGAACCTCGACCTCTTCGACTTCGAGCTCGCCGAGGGCGACATGCGTGAGATCTCCGCGCTGAACCGCGACGAGCGGACCGGCCCCGACCCGGACCGCTTCAACGGCTGA
- a CDS encoding alpha/beta fold hydrolase — protein sequence MTTFETAPTAAGTHTVEIDGVTQRYHVYGTGPVCVAHSGGPGIDWEYLRMPALERDLTMVYPEPVGSGASGRLASHPHGYTRSRYSRFLGGLVDHLGVPEVHLLGHSHGGFVAQYHALHHPERVAGVILYESAPLTGPEHMAEAMRLVQAFAERHAGHPGLPEVLASFQAIPTISDDEEMTAVARGLLPSYFADYWGREAEFAPFRASVRATHISGLAEDLTPDVIDDRADLGALTVPALIVVGRHDVICGVRWSEELHRLIPGSELLVLENSGHFGHLEEPEAFAAAVTRFVTAGPPGTL from the coding sequence ATGACCACCTTCGAGACCGCCCCCACGGCAGCGGGAACGCACACCGTCGAGATCGACGGGGTGACCCAGCGCTATCACGTGTACGGCACGGGACCGGTGTGCGTGGCGCACTCCGGCGGGCCGGGCATCGACTGGGAGTACCTGCGCATGCCGGCCCTGGAGCGCGACCTCACGATGGTGTACCCGGAGCCGGTCGGGAGCGGCGCCTCCGGGCGTCTGGCCTCCCACCCCCACGGTTACACCCGCTCGCGCTACAGCCGCTTCCTCGGCGGCCTCGTCGACCACCTCGGTGTGCCCGAGGTGCACCTCCTGGGGCATTCGCACGGCGGCTTCGTCGCGCAGTACCACGCCCTCCACCACCCCGAGCGCGTGGCGGGCGTGATCCTCTACGAGAGCGCGCCGCTGACCGGTCCCGAGCACATGGCCGAGGCCATGCGCCTGGTGCAGGCATTCGCGGAGCGGCACGCGGGCCATCCCGGGCTCCCCGAGGTCCTGGCGAGTTTCCAGGCGATCCCGACGATCTCGGACGACGAGGAGATGACCGCGGTCGCCCGGGGGCTGCTGCCCTCGTACTTCGCGGACTACTGGGGCCGGGAGGCGGAGTTCGCCCCCTTCCGCGCCTCGGTGCGGGCCACCCACATCTCGGGGCTGGCCGAGGACCTCACTCCCGACGTCATCGACGACCGCGCCGACCTCGGGGCGCTCACCGTGCCCGCCCTGATCGTCGTCGGCCGGCACGACGTCATCTGCGGGGTGCGGTGGTCCGAGGAGCTGCACCGCCTGATCCCCGGATCGGAGCTGCTGGTCCTGGAGAACAGCGGGCACTTCGGTCACCTGGAGGAGCCGGAGGCCTTCGCGGCCGCGGTGACGCGGTTCGTGACGGCCGGGCCGCCCGGCACGCTCTGA
- a CDS encoding esterase-like activity of phytase family protein — MTPRPFSRKPTRIAVAIGAALAAVGAGTVAAQAGGWLSAPSHDFRPVADSFSGHATVAGNVLRNDHGATAVVRHTEPANGKVTVGADGTFSYVPKSGFTGTDTFTYTATDAVQLFKDARADGTPIPPLAQVAGPNGTATRISGEGFGSSLTPVPDRSGHFYGLTDRGPNADAPDGNKSEMVLDFTPEIGEFRLVDGKARLVRTITLKGPKSLGGVSYSGRPPHDTSETIDDVAATNANGGTPTPVARDPYGYDSEGLVALPDGTFWVSDEYGPYLTHFDAHGYELGRLTPYRNSPDNAYHKILGHLPAELANRSKNKGMEGLTVTPDGSTLVGVMQAALQQPDLGSTKAGNVAATRIVTIDLRTFRSKQYLYLLDNPATTGAASSEITALSGTRFLVDERDGNFEPFAKKTLYEVDTDGATDVSGLTIGGKSPEALVGTAGTNAALTSLTSAGVHVAQKQPYLDVGTLVSQLDPSGAFFGHDKVEGVATDDSGRTLYLSNDDDFGIDTIAVDPDGKWTVHQKVLPPTGQEDGGEILKVDTTRLPAVLKTVSVTVRVR, encoded by the coding sequence GTGACTCCAAGACCCTTCTCCCGCAAGCCCACCCGGATCGCCGTCGCGATCGGTGCCGCTCTCGCCGCCGTGGGCGCAGGCACGGTCGCGGCCCAGGCCGGTGGCTGGCTCTCGGCCCCGTCCCACGACTTCCGTCCGGTCGCCGACTCCTTCTCCGGTCACGCCACGGTGGCCGGCAACGTGCTGCGCAACGACCACGGCGCGACCGCGGTCGTACGGCACACCGAGCCTGCCAACGGCAAGGTGACGGTCGGCGCGGACGGCACGTTCTCGTACGTCCCGAAGTCCGGCTTCACGGGCACGGACACCTTCACCTACACGGCCACCGACGCGGTCCAGCTGTTCAAGGACGCCCGGGCGGACGGGACCCCCATTCCGCCGCTGGCACAGGTCGCCGGTCCGAACGGCACCGCCACCAGGATCTCCGGCGAGGGCTTCGGCTCGTCGCTCACACCGGTACCGGATCGGTCGGGCCACTTCTACGGTCTCACCGACCGCGGCCCCAACGCCGACGCACCGGACGGCAACAAGTCCGAGATGGTCCTCGACTTCACTCCCGAGATCGGCGAGTTCAGGCTCGTCGACGGCAAGGCCCGGCTCGTCAGGACGATCACGCTGAAGGGGCCAAAGAGCCTCGGCGGTGTGTCGTACAGCGGCCGCCCGCCGCACGACACGAGCGAGACGATCGACGACGTCGCCGCGACGAACGCCAACGGCGGCACGCCCACTCCGGTGGCCAGGGACCCTTACGGCTACGACTCCGAGGGCCTGGTGGCACTCCCGGACGGGACGTTCTGGGTGTCGGACGAGTACGGCCCGTACCTCACCCACTTCGACGCGCACGGCTACGAGTTGGGCCGGCTGACCCCGTACCGGAACAGCCCGGACAACGCCTACCACAAGATCCTCGGCCATCTGCCCGCCGAGCTCGCCAACCGGTCGAAGAACAAGGGCATGGAAGGCCTGACGGTCACGCCCGACGGCTCGACCCTGGTGGGCGTCATGCAGGCCGCGCTGCAGCAGCCGGACCTCGGCAGCACCAAGGCCGGGAACGTCGCGGCCACCCGTATCGTCACGATCGACCTGCGCACGTTCCGGTCCAAGCAGTACCTGTACCTGCTGGACAACCCGGCTACCACGGGTGCCGCGAGCAGCGAGATCACCGCGCTGTCCGGCACGAGGTTCCTCGTCGACGAACGTGACGGCAACTTCGAGCCGTTCGCCAAGAAGACCCTGTACGAGGTGGACACCGACGGCGCGACCGACGTCAGCGGCCTGACGATCGGCGGGAAGTCGCCCGAGGCCCTCGTCGGGACTGCCGGGACCAACGCCGCGCTCACCTCGCTCACCTCGGCGGGTGTTCATGTCGCGCAGAAGCAGCCGTACCTCGACGTCGGCACGCTGGTGAGTCAACTCGACCCGAGTGGCGCGTTCTTCGGGCACGACAAGGTCGAGGGCGTGGCGACCGACGACTCCGGCCGGACGCTGTACCTGTCCAACGACGACGACTTCGGCATCGACACCATCGCCGTCGACCCGGACGGGAAGTGGACGGTGCACCAGAAGGTGCTGCCGCCCACCGGTCAGGAGGACGGCGGCGAGATCCTGAAGGTGGACACCACCAGGCTCCCGGCGGTCCTCAAGACCGTCTCGGTGACGGTCCGCGTGCGCTGA
- a CDS encoding MFS transporter, which produces MTPSTSADGGRTPDVQEAGAEPDPRRWRALWVTLVAGFMSLLDVTIVAVALPTIQRDLHATPAQVQWVVSGYALTFALALVTAGRLGDALDRRRIFLLALSGFVLFSAACGAAPDIMLLVVARLAQGLAAGFMAPQNSALIQQMFRGAERGRAFGFFGATVGISSAAGPLTGGAILALASGPEGWRWIFYVNVPIGILAVLLGRRLLPRVRRSGRGSVDGIGVLLLGLGVLALMYPLVQADSGGIGHLWWLFPVGAVVLVGFVRWERRLVAADSQPLLDLRLFSTVRGYAVGAGVGTLYFMGFSGVWLVFALFYQHGLHFSPLRSGLAVTPFALGSAVAAVVAGRLVERFGRLLTVAGLTGVIVGLGTTALLLRFVSLDVAPWAAAPALFLGGVGSGFVVSPNITMTLRDVPVRMAGAAGGALQTGQRLGAAVGTAALPGLFYLRLDRGGDYRGALVTALVTALVGTAACLALAAFDWRRDRHHRHRPCPDEVANNPVHARQD; this is translated from the coding sequence GTGACCCCGTCGACGTCAGCGGACGGCGGCCGGACACCGGACGTCCAGGAGGCCGGGGCCGAGCCGGACCCACGGCGGTGGCGGGCCCTGTGGGTCACGCTGGTGGCCGGCTTCATGAGCCTGCTGGACGTCACGATCGTGGCCGTCGCCCTGCCCACGATCCAGCGTGATCTGCACGCCACTCCCGCCCAGGTCCAGTGGGTGGTGTCCGGGTACGCCCTCACCTTCGCCCTCGCCCTGGTCACCGCGGGCCGCCTCGGTGACGCCCTGGACCGGCGCCGCATCTTCCTGCTGGCGCTCAGCGGCTTCGTGCTGTTCAGCGCGGCCTGCGGCGCGGCCCCCGACATCATGCTGCTCGTGGTGGCCCGTCTCGCCCAGGGGCTGGCGGCCGGCTTCATGGCACCGCAGAACTCCGCGCTCATCCAGCAGATGTTCCGTGGCGCCGAACGCGGCCGGGCCTTCGGCTTCTTCGGCGCGACCGTCGGCATCTCCTCCGCCGCCGGCCCCCTCACCGGCGGCGCGATCCTGGCCCTGGCGTCCGGACCGGAGGGCTGGCGGTGGATCTTCTATGTCAACGTCCCCATCGGAATTCTCGCCGTGCTGCTCGGCCGCCGGCTGCTGCCGCGCGTCCGCCGTTCCGGGCGCGGCAGCGTGGACGGGATCGGGGTCCTGCTCCTCGGGCTCGGCGTCCTCGCCCTCATGTATCCGCTGGTCCAGGCGGACTCCGGCGGTATCGGCCACCTGTGGTGGCTCTTCCCCGTCGGCGCCGTGGTCCTCGTCGGCTTCGTCCGGTGGGAGCGCCGCCTCGTCGCCGCCGACAGCCAGCCGCTGCTCGACCTGCGCCTGTTCAGCACCGTCCGCGGCTACGCCGTCGGCGCGGGCGTGGGCACGCTCTACTTCATGGGCTTCAGCGGCGTCTGGCTGGTCTTCGCCCTCTTCTACCAGCACGGGCTCCACTTCTCACCGCTGCGTTCCGGACTCGCCGTCACGCCCTTCGCCCTCGGTTCCGCGGTCGCGGCGGTGGTCGCCGGACGCCTGGTGGAACGGTTCGGGCGCCTGCTCACCGTGGCCGGCCTGACGGGCGTGATCGTCGGCCTCGGGACCACGGCGCTGCTGCTGCGCTTCGTCTCCCTCGACGTAGCGCCCTGGGCGGCCGCCCCGGCCCTGTTCCTCGGCGGTGTCGGCAGCGGATTCGTGGTCTCTCCCAACATCACCATGACTCTGCGGGACGTTCCCGTGCGGATGGCGGGCGCCGCGGGCGGCGCCCTGCAGACCGGGCAGCGGCTCGGCGCCGCGGTGGGCACCGCCGCCCTCCCCGGCCTCTTCTACCTGAGGCTCGACAGGGGTGGTGACTATCGAGGCGCCCTCGTCACGGCGCTGGTCACCGCCCTCGTCGGCACGGCGGCCTGCCTGGCTCTCGCCGCGTTCGACTGGCGGCGCGACCGGCACCACCGGCACCGCCCGTGCCCGGACGAGGTCGCGAACAATCCCGTGCACGCCCGCCAGGACTGA